The following is a genomic window from Deltaproteobacteria bacterium.
GATGGCAGATTATATCGGTGGTGAGGTACAGGGCGCTGATGATGCCTTAGAAGCAAGGTGGGTGTCACCGGAGGAACTCAAAGATATGGAAGTATCCAGAAATACCCTGAAGATTCTGGATTCCCTGAAGATTTTTTCCGACTAACCGCTTGCGGACCGACATTCTTGAGGAGGTGTAACCGTGAAGGTGATTTATCACAAAGATTTCAATCAGACATACTGTTCCGATCCTGCTGCAGCGCCCGGAAGGATAGAAGCCGTTGTTAAAGCCATCCGCGACAGGGTGACTTTTATCGATGCGACACCTGCGGGGAAAGAAGATATTGCCGCTGTCCATACCCCATCCCACATACAGGGGGTTACCAGAGAGGGTATTTATGATATTGCCGCACTGGCCGCCGGGGGTGCAATTCAAGCGGCCGAGATTGGTTTGAAGGAGCCCTGTTTTGCCCTGATACGGCCGCCCGGTCACCATGCCTCAGCCGGGAATGCATGGGGGTTTTGCTATTTTAATAATATGGCCATTGCCCTTGAAAAGTTAAAACGGGAAAACCGGATTAAAAAGGCGTTTGTTCTGGATATCGATCTTCACTTCGG
Proteins encoded in this region:
- a CDS encoding histone deacetylase family protein produces the protein MKVIYHKDFNQTYCSDPAAAPGRIEAVVKAIRDRVTFIDATPAGKEDIAAVHTPSHIQGVTREGIYDIAALAAGGAIQAAEIGLKEPCFALIRPPGHHASAGNAWGFCYFNNMAIALEKLKRENRIKKAFVLDIDLHFG